The Exiguobacterium aurantiacum DSM 6208 genome includes a window with the following:
- a CDS encoding glycosyltransferase has translation MTTPLRVLVYGDVNLNLIDGSAIWLTSVVSMLNQDPSIKVDVLLKRSITKPEVTAGIRELPNVRFIDVFADPTYQDAPYVERKVLQADEAAGLIDELMTKEKYDLAFVRGFQLAYDLSQYEQTMAKTWTYITDFTHDHTQASEEELARLKQIASRSARMLCQTEAMKTYFESFLPTDRPFLILNPMIPNVKEAVPTFTKPNDRLVYTGKFAPLWYSTEILDAFAKLRADYPAELHVAGDKFNQDPNNPNFKQDILARLKSDDGLTWLKGIPRADVETLIESSAIGVSWRHPELDASLELSTKLLEYGSLGKPVLLNRNPMHELILGPDYPLYVNSEQEFIEKAKLALTDEAVYRDAATRLYEMAQYYTFTNTYKRLRDELWSMKKINLLFAGHDFKFLRLFMDYFERHPRFNVLIDEWEGHKIHDVNHSKACLEQADIIFCEWGLGNAVWYSHHKKPHQTMIVRIHRQEKETPFPREYNLHNIDRIILVSPYMLEEMYRLFRIPRHKMTMIYNAVDGTRLVQPKQLDDLTFHLGMIGVNPKLKRLDLALDMLETLRKEDTRYKLFIKGHHPNEIYWINKREDERAYYDRLLERLEEPAFKDSVVFDGHGNDVPEWLTKIGFVLSTSDLESFHLAPAEAMTSGTYPIIRHWTGSETIYPDDVLMENVLDGVDIIRSFRGESDKLLASTERFMAYAHHHFAIETLAPKLEQLILTEMNRKQ, from the coding sequence GCATCCGCGAGTTGCCGAACGTCCGCTTCATCGACGTGTTCGCCGATCCAACTTATCAAGACGCGCCGTACGTCGAGCGCAAGGTGCTCCAAGCCGACGAGGCGGCGGGGCTGATCGATGAGTTGATGACGAAGGAGAAGTATGACCTCGCCTTCGTCCGCGGCTTCCAGCTCGCGTACGACTTGTCACAATATGAACAGACGATGGCGAAGACGTGGACGTACATCACAGATTTCACGCACGACCATACGCAAGCGTCCGAAGAAGAGCTCGCCCGGCTGAAACAGATCGCGTCGCGCTCGGCGCGCATGCTCTGCCAGACCGAGGCGATGAAGACGTACTTCGAGTCGTTCTTGCCGACGGACCGTCCGTTCCTCATTTTGAACCCGATGATCCCGAACGTGAAAGAGGCCGTCCCGACGTTCACGAAACCGAACGACCGTCTCGTCTACACGGGCAAGTTCGCACCGCTCTGGTATTCGACGGAGATCCTCGACGCGTTCGCGAAGCTCCGTGCCGACTATCCGGCCGAGCTGCACGTCGCGGGAGACAAGTTCAACCAAGACCCGAACAACCCGAACTTCAAACAAGACATCCTCGCCCGCTTGAAGTCGGATGACGGGCTGACGTGGCTCAAGGGCATCCCGCGCGCCGACGTCGAGACGCTCATCGAATCGAGTGCGATCGGCGTGTCATGGCGCCATCCGGAGCTTGACGCCTCGCTCGAACTGTCGACGAAACTGCTCGAGTACGGCTCGCTCGGGAAACCGGTACTATTGAACCGGAACCCGATGCATGAGCTCATCCTCGGCCCGGACTACCCGCTCTACGTCAACTCGGAACAGGAGTTCATCGAGAAGGCGAAGCTCGCCTTGACCGATGAGGCCGTTTACCGCGACGCGGCGACACGGCTATATGAGATGGCGCAGTACTATACGTTCACGAACACGTACAAACGCCTCCGTGACGAGTTGTGGTCGATGAAGAAGATCAACCTTCTGTTCGCCGGGCACGACTTCAAGTTCCTGCGTCTGTTCATGGATTACTTCGAGCGCCACCCGCGCTTCAACGTCTTGATCGACGAGTGGGAAGGACACAAGATTCATGACGTGAATCACAGCAAGGCGTGTCTCGAACAGGCCGACATCATCTTCTGTGAGTGGGGGCTCGGCAACGCCGTCTGGTACTCGCATCATAAGAAGCCGCATCAGACGATGATCGTCCGCATCCACCGCCAAGAGAAAGAGACGCCGTTCCCGCGCGAGTACAACTTGCACAACATCGACCGCATCATCCTCGTGTCGCCATATATGCTCGAGGAGATGTATCGTCTGTTCCGCATCCCGCGCCACAAGATGACGATGATCTACAACGCCGTCGACGGGACGCGTCTCGTTCAACCGAAACAGCTCGACGACTTGACGTTCCATCTCGGCATGATCGGGGTCAACCCGAAGCTGAAACGGCTCGACCTCGCGCTCGACATGCTCGAGACGCTCCGCAAGGAAGACACGCGCTACAAGCTGTTCATCAAAGGACATCACCCGAACGAGATCTACTGGATCAACAAACGGGAAGACGAGCGCGCCTACTACGACCGTCTGCTCGAGCGACTCGAGGAGCCGGCGTTCAAAGACAGCGTCGTCTTTGACGGTCACGGCAACGACGTGCCGGAATGGTTGACGAAGATCGGGTTCGTCTTATCGACGAGCGACCTCGAGAGCTTCCACCTCGCACCGGCCGAGGCGATGACGTCGGGCACGTATCCGATCATCCGTCACTGGACGGGCAGCGAGACGATTTACCCGGACGACGTGTTGATGGAGAACGTCTTAGACGGCGTCGACATCATCCGCTCGTTCCGCGGCGAGTCCGACAAGCTGCTCGCCTCGACCGAACGGTTCATGGCGTACGCGCATCACCATTTCGCCATCGAGACGCTCGCGCCGAAGCTTGAACAACTCATCTTGACCGAAATGAATCGAAAACAATGA